In a genomic window of bacterium BMS3Abin11:
- the dksA_2 gene encoding RNA polymerase-binding transcription factor DksA has product MPNINEKDLNQLRDRLLTYRKQLLQEIHDKLIRDGSSDAISMAGRVHDAQEESLSEMLTEINLAMLTQHQHELKNLERAIKRMDEGKYGRCIDCDAPIAIARLQAYPTAVRCINCQAKHERA; this is encoded by the coding sequence ATGCCAAACATCAATGAAAAAGATCTAAACCAACTACGCGACCGCCTGCTGACCTACAGAAAACAGCTGCTGCAGGAAATTCATGATAAATTGATCAGGGATGGAAGCAGTGATGCCATCTCCATGGCTGGCAGGGTTCACGATGCTCAGGAAGAATCACTCAGTGAAATGCTGACCGAAATTAATCTTGCCATGTTAACTCAGCATCAGCATGAACTGAAAAACCTTGAGCGTGCCATTAAACGTATGGACGAGGGTAAATACGGCAGATGTATCGATTGTGATGCACCGATTGCCATTGCCCGCTTGCAGGCTTATCCCACCGCTGTTCGCTGTATCAATTGCCAGGCAAAACACGAGCGGGCGTGA
- a CDS encoding putative ABC transporter ATP-binding protein/MT1014, whose amino-acid sequence MNNPIIEFKDISYSYGEGHLRRQVLFSLTGTVSAGEVVIITGPSGSGKTTFLTLIGALRRLQEGSVNLLGWELYGASQKVLREVRQNIGFIFQLHNLIDALTAHQNLMMGLRLHPEIRSPSEAADNILEQVGLGDHIDKFPRQLSGGQRQRVAIARALVMRPKIILADEPTALLDGKTGRVIVEQLHDLATKQGATVLLVTYDPRVLDIADRVLALEDGRFVDMTIGEAGRTGLLK is encoded by the coding sequence ATGAACAATCCCATTATTGAATTCAAGGATATCAGTTATTCCTATGGCGAAGGTCATTTACGTCGCCAGGTGCTGTTTTCACTGACGGGAACGGTAAGTGCAGGCGAGGTGGTCATTATCACCGGACCTTCCGGTTCGGGAAAAACAACATTCCTGACCCTGATCGGCGCCCTGAGGCGCCTGCAGGAAGGTAGTGTAAATTTGTTGGGGTGGGAACTGTATGGTGCGTCACAGAAGGTGCTGCGTGAGGTACGTCAGAATATCGGTTTTATTTTTCAGCTCCACAACCTGATTGATGCGCTGACGGCGCATCAGAATCTGATGATGGGACTGCGCCTGCACCCGGAAATCAGGTCACCCTCTGAGGCGGCAGACAACATTCTGGAGCAGGTTGGCCTCGGCGACCACATAGACAAGTTTCCCCGCCAGCTTTCAGGAGGGCAGAGGCAACGGGTTGCGATTGCCCGCGCCCTGGTTATGCGTCCAAAGATCATCCTTGCCGACGAACCGACGGCATTGCTTGACGGCAAGACAGGGCGAGTCATCGTGGAACAGTTACATGATCTGGCCACAAAGCAGGGCGCGACCGTCCTGCTGGTTACATACGATCCTCGCGTTCTGGATATTGCTGACCGCGTGCTTGCGCTTGAAGATGGCCGTTTCGTTGATATGACGATCGGAGAGGCGGGACGCACCGGACTGCTCAAATAA
- a CDS encoding FtsX-like permease family protein produces MGHTGQERFSLAWRQIIFEKRRLAAALAGISFAVLLILVQIGFYSAMNDSATKVLRHLNAQLVIIPAGFEFFGSQHDFSRPRLMQAAGVVGVSEVLPLYYSFCSFKNINTGYQRWILCMGLQPGRHMLTLPDIIDQEKKLTVAGGVLFDKKGLSSYFGNVVERYNHDGPFAATVEGRHVTVDGLFDIGVTFASFGNILMGEQTFFALFPNASPELVNVGLVRLEPGVDPQIMRKKISRALGGKDIEVLTRAGFVQHEIDYWNKTAAIGFLFIVGAIMGFIIGAVIVYQILYTNVINHLPEFATLKAMGYPDRFFSVLVLKQSLILSVLGFIPGTILSWVIYRYTAASTGYTMILSLDKAAIAFTSTAIMCILAGLLAMRHLKKADPAELFR; encoded by the coding sequence ATGGGGCATACCGGTCAGGAGAGATTCTCGCTCGCATGGCGTCAGATCATCTTCGAGAAGCGCCGGCTTGCCGCCGCACTCGCCGGAATAAGTTTTGCCGTTTTATTGATCCTGGTGCAGATCGGTTTCTATTCGGCAATGAACGACAGTGCTACCAAGGTACTCAGACACCTGAATGCACAACTGGTGATTATACCCGCCGGGTTTGAGTTCTTTGGCTCACAACATGACTTTTCTCGCCCACGGCTTATGCAGGCAGCGGGCGTTGTCGGTGTCAGTGAAGTGCTTCCCCTTTATTATTCATTCTGCAGTTTTAAAAATATCAATACGGGTTATCAGCGCTGGATATTGTGCATGGGCCTTCAGCCAGGGCGTCATATGCTGACCCTGCCGGACATCATCGACCAGGAGAAGAAGCTCACGGTTGCCGGGGGTGTCCTGTTTGATAAAAAAGGCCTCAGCAGTTATTTCGGTAATGTGGTTGAACGCTACAATCATGATGGGCCCTTTGCCGCAACAGTAGAGGGTCGCCATGTCACCGTTGATGGGCTGTTCGACATCGGCGTCACCTTCGCGTCCTTCGGGAATATACTGATGGGAGAGCAGACGTTTTTTGCACTTTTCCCGAACGCCTCGCCGGAACTTGTGAATGTCGGTCTGGTACGGCTCGAGCCAGGCGTTGATCCGCAGATTATGCGCAAAAAAATCAGCAGGGCACTAGGTGGCAAGGACATTGAGGTGCTGACGCGTGCCGGATTCGTCCAACATGAAATAGACTACTGGAACAAGACTGCCGCTATCGGTTTTTTGTTTATCGTCGGCGCCATTATGGGGTTTATCATCGGTGCTGTGATCGTTTACCAGATCCTCTACACCAATGTGATCAACCATCTGCCCGAATTCGCAACACTCAAGGCGATGGGTTATCCCGACCGGTTTTTTTCCGTCCTGGTGCTCAAGCAGTCTCTTATTTTGTCGGTACTGGGCTTCATCCCCGGTACAATCCTGTCGTGGGTGATCTATCGTTATACGGCCGCATCGACTGGCTATACGATGATCCTGAGCCTTGATAAAGCGGCCATTGCTTTTACCTCTACGGCAATTATGTGCATACTGGCAGGGCTTCTTGCCATGCGCCATCTGAAAAAAGCAGACCCTGCAGAACTCTTCCGATGA
- the ybhF_2 gene encoding putative ABC transporter ATP-binding protein YbhF has protein sequence MAVDSVTLNVDRGQIFGLLGPNAAGKTTVIRMFCGIIESDKGEARVNGMSVQQAKADFGYVAQHFSLYEELSVWENLEFYAHMYNISDEKRLSSLLDRYDLAAFKNQLAGLLSGGYQRRLGLVCALAHDPKVLFLDEPTAGIDPVTRKLLWDDFYRLSAEGKTLFITTHYMEEAQRCHQLAFISSGRIVAEGSPVTIKQAIGNAKVYSADISYLPELQSTLLNTMGMILVNQFGNELRLVVTPETRKSDLESTIGAITGKPCTLTISEPNLEDVFIALTQKNPVKH, from the coding sequence ATGGCTGTTGATAGTGTGACCTTGAATGTCGATAGAGGACAGATTTTTGGATTACTTGGCCCAAATGCCGCGGGAAAAACAACTGTTATCCGCATGTTCTGCGGAATAATTGAAAGTGATAAAGGCGAAGCCAGGGTCAATGGCATGAGTGTTCAACAGGCAAAAGCTGACTTTGGATATGTAGCACAGCATTTTAGCCTGTATGAAGAACTTAGCGTATGGGAGAACCTGGAATTTTATGCACATATGTATAATATTTCAGATGAAAAACGCTTATCTTCTCTGCTGGATCGCTACGATCTGGCCGCATTTAAAAATCAATTAGCGGGCTTACTATCTGGAGGCTATCAACGACGCCTTGGACTGGTCTGCGCCCTGGCACATGACCCGAAAGTACTTTTTCTGGATGAACCAACCGCTGGCATTGACCCTGTAACACGTAAATTACTTTGGGATGATTTTTACCGGCTAAGTGCGGAAGGTAAAACTCTGTTCATAACAACACACTACATGGAAGAAGCACAGCGGTGTCATCAACTGGCTTTTATTTCATCAGGGCGAATTGTCGCAGAAGGATCACCAGTCACGATTAAGCAGGCAATTGGAAATGCAAAGGTATACTCCGCAGATATATCATATCTCCCTGAACTCCAGAGCACATTGCTGAACACGATGGGAATGATACTGGTTAACCAGTTTGGCAATGAGTTACGCCTGGTGGTCACACCTGAAACAAGGAAGTCTGATCTGGAATCAACAATCGGTGCTATAACCGGCAAGCCCTGCACCCTAACCATCAGCGAACCAAATCTTGAAGATGTATTTATCGCCCTGACACAAAAGAACCCAGTAAAACATTGA
- the czcB_1 gene encoding cobalt-zinc-cadmium resistance protein CzcB translates to MRSIVAVLICLFTLPLAFADTASRPEKIGALARLEPHNGIYTLAGPPSFISVRISEMPLKEGQRVRKGDVIAIFDMANVRRLEVGIARTEVERAKVDALEKKREFDRRQILFRDKSISQESFYDQRDASERAHIALEKARLNLKRAEALLNKMIIRSPVDGMVLGIYARDGEAVSETTGIAEIGDVDHMEAVAEVYETDIKYVKKGQSAIFRSPALNMPLTGTVTRIAPSLTRVAIYSLNPVPNSESRIVKVYITLQDSVRAARFINLQGTARIDTLHTEN, encoded by the coding sequence ATGAGAAGTATTGTTGCCGTATTGATTTGTCTTTTTACGCTACCCCTGGCCTTTGCTGATACTGCCTCCCGGCCTGAAAAGATCGGCGCTCTTGCTCGTCTTGAACCACACAACGGTATCTACACACTTGCAGGTCCGCCTTCCTTTATTTCGGTAAGAATCTCCGAAATGCCCTTGAAAGAAGGCCAAAGGGTCAGGAAAGGCGATGTCATTGCCATTTTTGACATGGCGAATGTTCGCAGGCTTGAGGTCGGGATAGCCAGGACTGAAGTCGAACGGGCAAAAGTAGATGCGCTGGAAAAAAAGCGTGAATTTGATCGTCGACAAATACTTTTCCGGGATAAATCCATCTCGCAGGAATCTTTCTACGATCAACGCGATGCATCTGAACGGGCACACATAGCACTGGAGAAGGCACGACTTAATCTCAAGCGAGCCGAGGCGTTACTCAACAAGATGATTATACGCTCACCGGTCGATGGCATGGTGCTTGGCATCTACGCCCGCGACGGCGAAGCCGTTTCAGAAACGACGGGTATCGCCGAGATCGGGGACGTTGACCATATGGAAGCGGTCGCCGAGGTCTACGAGACCGATATCAAATATGTGAAAAAAGGACAATCCGCAATCTTCAGAAGTCCGGCACTCAACATGCCGCTCACCGGCACGGTCACACGCATAGCACCCAGCCTCACGCGGGTAGCAATCTATTCGCTCAATCCTGTGCCGAATAGTGAGTCCCGTATCGTAAAAGTCTACATCACTCTGCAAGATAGCGTGCGAGCGGCACGATTTATCAACCTGCAGGGCACAGCACGCATAGATACACTTCACACAGAGAATTGA
- the ybhR gene encoding inner membrane transport permease YbhR yields the protein MITAIIKKEILQLRRDPRLIGLIVVMPLALLILFGVALKLEPQNVKMAVFDGDSSYFSNLIKTGLWSDGYFELYGVNDKQQIVEEIRSGRAKSGLFIGKDFSSLLTENKQPHITFYVDGTMPSLTTAMKYNSNSATDQSVTNDMYFLDENAGTVVIAQDPFIMDTEILFNPDEKETWFFLPGVIGVLIMQIALILTGISVVREREKRTLEQLLVTPMSKTTFIAGKLLPYIFIALIDFYFILAAGWVLFDLPQPSSHLLLFLLAIIYVAVMISLGLLISLISRTQQQAMFLAIFIIVPSILLSGFIFPLEAIPDSVRPISYAIPFTYFVDIIRGLLIKQTQFTDLLPAYASLLFFVFLFITASIIKFRKTI from the coding sequence TTGATTACTGCAATTATAAAAAAAGAAATTTTACAGTTACGTAGAGACCCACGTCTGATCGGACTCATAGTCGTAATGCCCTTAGCCTTACTGATATTATTTGGTGTTGCGCTGAAACTGGAACCTCAAAATGTCAAAATGGCTGTATTCGATGGTGACTCATCTTATTTTAGCAATTTAATCAAAACTGGGCTGTGGAGTGATGGATATTTTGAGCTGTATGGCGTCAATGACAAACAACAAATAGTCGAAGAAATACGATCAGGGCGTGCAAAGTCCGGTCTGTTTATCGGCAAAGACTTTTCTTCTCTTTTGACAGAAAATAAACAACCGCATATCACCTTCTATGTGGATGGCACCATGCCCTCACTTACAACGGCAATGAAATATAATTCTAATAGCGCAACAGATCAGAGTGTGACGAATGATATGTATTTTCTGGATGAAAATGCAGGCACAGTGGTGATTGCTCAAGACCCTTTTATTATGGATACAGAAATATTATTCAACCCAGATGAAAAAGAAACCTGGTTTTTCCTGCCAGGGGTTATAGGGGTATTAATCATGCAAATTGCTCTGATATTAACGGGTATCTCCGTCGTAAGAGAGAGGGAGAAAAGAACCCTGGAGCAATTACTCGTTACCCCCATGAGCAAAACTACTTTCATTGCAGGAAAACTGCTGCCATATATTTTTATAGCATTAATTGATTTTTATTTTATCCTTGCAGCTGGATGGGTTTTATTCGATCTACCTCAACCTTCATCTCATCTATTGCTGTTTCTATTAGCTATAATTTATGTGGCCGTAATGATTTCTCTCGGCCTGCTGATCTCTTTAATTTCCCGCACACAGCAACAGGCAATGTTCCTCGCTATTTTTATCATTGTCCCTTCAATTTTACTGTCCGGTTTTATTTTTCCACTGGAAGCTATACCGGATAGTGTCAGGCCAATTAGTTATGCTATCCCGTTTACCTACTTTGTAGACATTATTCGTGGTTTACTCATTAAGCAGACGCAGTTTACTGACTTATTACCCGCTTATGCCTCATTATTGTTTTTTGTATTTTTATTTATTACGGCAAGCATTATTAAATTCAGGAAAACCATTTAA
- a CDS encoding transposase yields the protein MRRKRRNHSPAFKAKVALAALQGEKTLAELSSEYDVHVNQIQTWRKQLKNNMVSLFDSGIDQRRDNEEQNKQPRSN from the coding sequence ATGCGAAGAAAAAGACGAAATCACTCACCAGCCTTCAAAGCAAAAGTGGCATTAGCCGCCCTGCAGGGCGAGAAGACACTGGCAGAATTATCCAGTGAATATGATGTTCACGTTAACCAGATTCAGACCTGGCGTAAGCAACTCAAGAACAATATGGTCAGTTTATTCGATTCTGGCATTGACCAACGCAGGGATAATGAAGAGCAGAATAAACAACCCCGCAGCAACTAA
- the metH gene encoding methionine synthase, whose product MNIPYSNTETASKLLHALEQRILLLDGAMGTMIQRHGLKDADYHGKRFAGWDVNLKGMNDLLVLTQPDIIRGIHEEYLEAGADILETNSFNATPSDLARYNLSDYAHEINLAAAQLTRQAADKYSTADKPRFVAGVLGPNQKTSSVSVDVNDPGARAITFDELVEDYCVATRALIEGNVDIILIETIFDTLNAKAAVFAVEKVFSEDEIRLPLMISGTITDASGRTLSGQTVEAFYNSLRHARPLTIGLNCALGPDQLRQYVSEMSRISEFRISAHPNAGLPNELGEYDLDATHMSGYLGEWAESGFLNIVGGCCGTTPAHIKAIAEVIADKSPRALPEKVAACRLSGLEPCNILPDSLFVNIGERTNVTGSARFKRLIKEGEYEQALEVARQQVENGAQVIDINMDEGMLESKEVMVQFLNLIGSEPDICKVPIMIDSSKWDIIEAGLKCVQGKGIVNSISMKEGEETFLKQARLCRQYGAAIIVMAFDENGQADTHARKVEICTRAYKLLTEKVAFPAEDIIFDPNIFAIATGIEEHNNYGVDFIEATRDIKKTLPDALVSGGVSNVSFSFRGNNLLREAIHAVFLYHAIGAGMDMGIVNAGQLAIYDELPDELRERVEDVVLNRRADATERLLDIAEKYRGDGSVQADDKNREWRELPVTERLSHALVKGITEFIEEDTEEARLQADTPIEVIEGPLMDGMNVVGDLFGAGKMFLPQVVKSARVMKKAVAWLMPYIEAEKSGGLSSQGKILLATVKGDVHDIGKNIVAVVLQCNNYETIDLGVMVPVETILKTAIEENVDIIGLSGLITPSLDEMVHMAKEMQRLDYTLPLMIGGATTSKIHTAVKIAPQYDGTSVHVLDASRAVGVANNLLQKKGREAYIQQVNEEHEALRVRRASNQQARKLASMEQVHANRFRSEDSGYVPVKPSFLGIRQFDDYSLEEISHYIDWSPFFHAWELSGRYPAIFEHPEKGVHARELYDDAQVMLKKIIDGKWLQAQAVVGFFPANSIDHDDINVYTDDQRNTVQLKLHGIRQQMVKRDTPNLCLSDYLQPESSGIADYIGAFIVTAGLGIEEKLAEFEADHDDYNSIMLKAIADRLAEAFTELMHQRTRREFWGYASNEKLTNEELIKEKYQGIRPAPGYPACPDHTEKALLWQLLEADQRSKVSLTESYAMYPAAAVSGFYFAHPDARYFGTGRIGQDQVEDYARRKGMTKAEVERWLAPVLAYEPDDN is encoded by the coding sequence ATGAATATCCCTTATAGCAATACTGAAACTGCCTCAAAACTCCTGCATGCACTAGAGCAACGCATTCTGCTGCTTGATGGTGCTATGGGCACAATGATTCAGCGCCACGGTCTTAAAGATGCTGATTATCACGGTAAAAGATTCGCTGGCTGGGACGTCAATCTCAAAGGCATGAATGACCTGCTGGTACTGACGCAGCCAGACATTATTCGTGGTATTCATGAAGAATATCTTGAGGCCGGTGCAGACATCCTTGAAACCAACAGTTTTAATGCTACGCCCAGCGATCTGGCCCGTTACAATCTGTCTGACTATGCACATGAAATAAATCTCGCAGCGGCACAGCTAACCCGACAGGCAGCTGACAAGTATAGCACTGCCGATAAGCCACGTTTTGTCGCGGGTGTGCTGGGGCCAAATCAGAAAACCTCTTCCGTCTCGGTCGATGTCAACGATCCAGGCGCACGCGCTATCACCTTCGATGAACTGGTCGAAGACTACTGTGTCGCCACACGGGCGCTGATCGAAGGCAATGTAGATATCATTCTGATTGAAACCATTTTCGATACCTTAAACGCTAAAGCGGCTGTATTCGCAGTGGAAAAAGTATTTTCAGAAGATGAAATTCGCCTGCCATTGATGATATCCGGCACCATCACAGATGCCTCTGGGCGCACCCTGTCCGGCCAGACCGTAGAAGCCTTCTACAACAGCCTGCGGCATGCTCGGCCGCTGACCATTGGTTTGAACTGTGCCCTGGGCCCTGATCAGCTGCGTCAGTACGTCTCGGAGATGTCCCGCATCTCTGAATTCCGCATATCGGCCCACCCCAATGCCGGCCTGCCGAATGAACTGGGTGAGTATGATCTGGATGCGACACATATGTCTGGCTATCTTGGCGAATGGGCAGAAAGTGGCTTTCTAAATATTGTCGGTGGCTGCTGTGGCACCACACCTGCCCACATCAAAGCCATTGCAGAGGTCATTGCGGACAAATCACCTCGCGCCCTGCCGGAAAAAGTAGCAGCCTGCCGTTTGTCCGGACTGGAACCCTGCAATATCCTGCCTGATTCATTATTCGTCAACATCGGCGAACGCACCAATGTCACGGGTTCTGCGCGCTTCAAACGCCTGATCAAAGAAGGTGAATATGAACAGGCACTGGAGGTCGCCCGCCAGCAGGTTGAAAACGGAGCCCAGGTCATTGATATCAATATGGATGAGGGCATGCTGGAGTCAAAAGAGGTGATGGTTCAGTTCCTCAACCTGATTGGCTCCGAACCGGACATATGCAAAGTTCCGATTATGATCGATTCGTCGAAATGGGACATTATTGAAGCTGGCCTTAAATGTGTACAGGGCAAGGGTATCGTTAACTCCATCTCGATGAAGGAAGGCGAAGAAACCTTTCTCAAACAGGCACGACTTTGCCGTCAATACGGTGCAGCTATCATCGTCATGGCCTTTGACGAAAACGGTCAGGCTGATACCCACGCGCGCAAAGTAGAAATCTGCACCCGTGCCTATAAACTGCTGACAGAGAAAGTCGCCTTCCCGGCTGAAGACATCATCTTTGACCCGAACATCTTTGCCATTGCCACCGGCATCGAGGAACATAATAATTACGGTGTGGACTTCATCGAGGCCACCCGTGACATCAAAAAAACATTGCCTGATGCACTGGTTTCAGGTGGTGTGTCAAATGTCTCATTCTCCTTCCGTGGCAACAATCTGCTACGCGAGGCCATACATGCGGTATTCCTCTATCACGCTATCGGTGCAGGCATGGACATGGGTATCGTCAATGCCGGCCAATTGGCCATCTACGATGAACTTCCAGATGAACTACGTGAACGCGTCGAGGACGTAGTCCTTAACCGGCGCGCAGATGCAACAGAACGCCTGCTGGATATCGCAGAAAAATACCGGGGTGACGGTAGCGTACAGGCGGATGACAAAAACAGGGAATGGCGCGAACTGCCAGTGACTGAACGACTCTCGCATGCACTGGTAAAAGGTATCACTGAATTCATCGAAGAAGATACGGAAGAAGCACGCCTGCAGGCTGATACACCGATCGAGGTTATCGAAGGACCATTGATGGATGGCATGAATGTGGTCGGTGATCTTTTCGGTGCCGGCAAGATGTTCCTGCCGCAGGTAGTAAAATCAGCGCGCGTAATGAAGAAAGCCGTGGCCTGGCTGATGCCATATATAGAGGCGGAAAAATCTGGGGGTCTTAGCAGCCAGGGGAAAATCCTGCTGGCAACTGTCAAAGGTGATGTGCATGACATTGGCAAAAACATCGTTGCCGTGGTTCTGCAATGTAATAATTATGAAACCATCGACCTCGGTGTCATGGTGCCGGTAGAGACCATTCTTAAGACCGCCATCGAAGAAAATGTGGATATCATCGGTCTGTCCGGCCTGATCACCCCGTCACTCGATGAAATGGTACACATGGCAAAAGAAATGCAACGCCTGGATTACACACTGCCGTTGATGATTGGTGGCGCCACCACATCAAAGATACACACTGCTGTAAAAATAGCACCGCAATATGATGGTACATCTGTTCATGTACTGGATGCCTCTCGCGCCGTTGGAGTTGCCAATAACCTGTTACAGAAAAAGGGTCGCGAGGCATACATTCAACAGGTAAATGAAGAACATGAGGCCCTGCGTGTACGACGTGCCAGTAATCAACAGGCACGGAAGCTGGCAAGCATGGAACAGGTACATGCTAACCGCTTCCGCAGTGAAGACTCTGGCTATGTTCCAGTTAAGCCCTCATTTCTCGGTATACGCCAGTTCGACGACTATTCGCTGGAAGAAATTTCACACTACATCGACTGGTCACCATTCTTTCATGCATGGGAGCTTAGTGGGCGCTATCCGGCCATTTTTGAGCACCCTGAGAAAGGGGTACATGCACGCGAGCTGTATGATGATGCACAGGTGATGCTAAAAAAAATCATCGATGGAAAATGGCTACAGGCACAGGCAGTTGTGGGATTTTTCCCGGCTAACAGCATCGACCATGATGACATTAATGTCTACACCGATGATCAGCGCAATACGGTACAGCTGAAACTTCACGGCATACGCCAGCAGATGGTCAAAAGAGATACACCCAATCTTTGCCTATCCGATTACCTGCAGCCAGAAAGTAGCGGCATTGCCGATTATATTGGCGCCTTTATAGTCACTGCAGGCCTGGGTATCGAAGAAAAACTGGCTGAATTTGAAGCTGATCACGATGATTATAATTCCATCATGCTGAAAGCCATAGCTGACCGCCTGGCAGAGGCCTTTACCGAGCTAATGCATCAACGCACACGACGTGAATTTTGGGGCTATGCATCAAATGAGAAACTGACAAATGAAGAATTAATTAAAGAGAAGTACCAGGGCATCAGGCCTGCGCCCGGTTATCCTGCCTGCCCTGACCACACGGAGAAAGCACTGCTGTGGCAACTGTTGGAAGCCGACCAGCGCTCAAAGGTAAGCCTCACCGAAAGCTATGCCATGTATCCGGCAGCGGCCGTCAGTGGCTTCTATTTTGCCCACCCCGACGCACGTTATTTCGGAACCGGTCGCATCGGCCAGGATCAGGTTGAGGATTATGCCAGACGAAAAGGCATGACGAAGGCCGAGGTGGAGCGCTGGCTGGCCCCGGTGCTGGCTTATGAGCCGGATGACAATTAA
- a CDS encoding hypothetical protein (hydantoinase/oxoprolinase N-terminal region): MKNKWKFWIDRGGTFTDVVACDPKGVLHTHKLLSENPEQYPDAAIAGIRYILSLNNFEPIPVRQIDSIRMGTAVATNALLERKGMPTVLVITEGFADALRIGSQNRPDIFALDIRSGPQN; encoded by the coding sequence ATGAAAAATAAGTGGAAATTCTGGATAGACCGTGGCGGTACCTTTACCGATGTTGTCGCCTGTGATCCGAAGGGTGTGCTGCACACACATAAACTGCTGTCAGAAAACCCCGAGCAATACCCTGATGCAGCAATCGCTGGCATCCGGTACATCCTTTCACTAAACAACTTTGAACCCATCCCTGTAAGACAGATTGATAGCATCCGCATGGGCACAGCCGTTGCCACCAATGCACTGCTTGAACGCAAGGGCATGCCGACAGTGCTGGTCATCACCGAAGGCTTTGCCGATGCGCTACGTATAGGATCCCAGAACCGTCCGGATATATTTGCGCTGGATATAAGAAGTGGCCCCCAAAATTAG